A stretch of Maniola hyperantus chromosome 15, iAphHyp1.2, whole genome shotgun sequence DNA encodes these proteins:
- the shep gene encoding protein alan shepard isoform X12 codes for MSSGGCRSASGAGGAVTVASAGAGACAARMASAGAQFRGGTQQWAAAYAPPPCRYPPPQPQPYAAAPSPYMPHQALILQYTGATMGGGCGATGTRVPTAASPANTASSSSSNSAGGTRSTSLSTAPPPPASSASTTGASGEQLSRTNLYIRGLSQNTTDKDLVQMCQMYGNIISTKAILDKNTNKCKGYGFVDFETIASAEAAVKGLQAKGVQAQMAKVGIWFLRRLNRQQEQDPTNLYMANLPPHFKENDVDQLLAKFGQVVSTRILRDTHGHSKGVGFARMESREKCEQIIQMFNGNPIPGAKEPLLVKFADGGNKKKALYNKQNDNNGRAWRDNNESITQAMSVTGVYTSGVAGAGAGGECAGVYRGSGVYGVAAFHPQLHHHHHAAHPAAWLAPYAALLPPHHAPHAAHPAHPATIPIDTVPSQYVNWDSLRPENELYYFTSHPYQYFAGPTQPIIQMPMESEHASTAASPDEAYQPYPPPK; via the exons AGCAGCGGCGGTTGTCGTTCAGCGAGCGGCGCAGGCGGCGCAGTGACGGTCgcgagcgcgggcgcgggcgcgtgCGCGGCGCGCATGGCGAGCGCGGGCGCGCAGTTCCGCGGCGGCACGCAGCAGTGGGCCGCGGCCTACGCGCCGCCGCCCTGCCGCTACCCGCCGCCGCAGCCGCAGCCTTACGCGGCGGCACCTAGCCCATACATGCCACACCAA GCCTTAATTTTACAGTACACTGGTGCGACCATGGGCGGCGGTTGCGGCGCGACCGGGACGCGGGTGCCTACCGCCGCGTCGCCGGCGAACACGGCCTCTAGCTCTTCCTCCAACTCTGCAGGCGGCACCCGGTCCACCAGCCTGAGCACCGCGCCGCCCCCGCCCGCGTCGTCGGCTTCCACCACGGGCGCGTCCGGCGAACAGCTCAGTCGCACCAATCTATACATACGTGGCCTCAGCCAGAACACCACCGATAAGGACCTCGTTCAAATGTGCCAGAT gtatGGCAACATTATTTCAACAAAAGCAATATtggataaaaatacaaataaatgtaAAG GTTACGGTTTTGTAGATTTCGAAACAATCGCGTCAGCGGAGGCTGCTGTTAAAGGATTACAAGCCAAAGGTGTTCAGGCCCAGATGGCTAAAGTGGGTATCTGGTTCCTGCGTAGACTGAACCGT CAACAGGAACAAGACCCGACTAACCTGTACATGGCCAACTTACCACCGCACTTCAAGGAGAACGACGTGGACCAATTGTTGGCCAAGTTCGGCCAGGTCGTGTCTACGAGGATCCTGCGAGATACCCATGGACACAGCAAAGGAGTTGGCTTCGCGAGAATGGAGTCTAGAGAGAAATGCGAGCAGATTATCCAG ATGTTCAATGGGAATCCGATACCGGGGGCTAAAGAGCCACTGCTAGTGAAGTTCGCCGACGGAGGCAACAAGAAAAAGGCTCTGTATAATAAGCAGAACGACAACAACGGCCGAGCGTGGCGGGACAACAATGAATCAATCACTCAG GCCATGAGTGTCACCGGCGTGTACACGTCCGGGGTGGCTGGCGCGGGCGCCGGCGGCGAGTGCGCGGGCGTGTACCGCGGCAGCGGCGTGTACGGCGTGGCGGCCTTCCACCCGCAGctgcaccaccaccaccacgccgCGCACCCCGCCGCCTGGCTGGCGCCCTACGCCGCGCTGCTGCCGCCGCACCACGCGCCGCACGCCGCGCACCCCGCACACCCCGCCACGATACCCATCGACACCGTGCCAAGTCAATAT GTAAACTGGGACAGCTTAAGGCCGGAAAATGAGCTATAC TACTTCACGTCGCACCCGTACCAGTACTTCGCGGGGCCCACTCAGCCGATCATCCAGATGCCGATGGAGAGCGAGCACGCATCCACGGCGGCGTCGCCCGACGAGGCCTACCAGCCGTACCCGCCTCCCAAGTAG
- the shep gene encoding protein alan shepard isoform X2 produces the protein MALHLETALQRKLNFKMTTVRTSQLFAVNSSPPVFTASRLPSSGGCRSASGAGGAVTVASAGAGACAARMASAGAQFRGGTQQWAAAYAPPPCRYPPPQPQPYAAAPSPYMPHQALILQYTGATMGGGCGATGTRVPTAASPANTASSSSSNSAGGTRSTSLSTAPPPPASSASTTGASGEQLSRTNLYIRGLSQNTTDKDLVQMCQMYGNIISTKAILDKNTNKCKGYGFVDFETIASAEAAVKGLQAKGVQAQMAKVGIWFLRRLNRQQEQDPTNLYMANLPPHFKENDVDQLLAKFGQVVSTRILRDTHGHSKGVGFARMESREKCEQIIQMFNGNPIPGAKEPLLVKFADGGNKKKALYNKQNDNNGRAWRDNNESITQAMSVTGVYTSGVAGAGAGGECAGVYRGSGVYGVAAFHPQLHHHHHAAHPAAWLAPYAALLPPHHAPHAAHPAHPATIPIDTVPSQYVNWDSLRPENELYYFTSHPYQYFAGPTQPIIQMPMESEHASTAASPDEAYQPYPPPK, from the exons AGCAGCGGCGGTTGTCGTTCAGCGAGCGGCGCAGGCGGCGCAGTGACGGTCgcgagcgcgggcgcgggcgcgtgCGCGGCGCGCATGGCGAGCGCGGGCGCGCAGTTCCGCGGCGGCACGCAGCAGTGGGCCGCGGCCTACGCGCCGCCGCCCTGCCGCTACCCGCCGCCGCAGCCGCAGCCTTACGCGGCGGCACCTAGCCCATACATGCCACACCAA GCCTTAATTTTACAGTACACTGGTGCGACCATGGGCGGCGGTTGCGGCGCGACCGGGACGCGGGTGCCTACCGCCGCGTCGCCGGCGAACACGGCCTCTAGCTCTTCCTCCAACTCTGCAGGCGGCACCCGGTCCACCAGCCTGAGCACCGCGCCGCCCCCGCCCGCGTCGTCGGCTTCCACCACGGGCGCGTCCGGCGAACAGCTCAGTCGCACCAATCTATACATACGTGGCCTCAGCCAGAACACCACCGATAAGGACCTCGTTCAAATGTGCCAGAT gtatGGCAACATTATTTCAACAAAAGCAATATtggataaaaatacaaataaatgtaAAG GTTACGGTTTTGTAGATTTCGAAACAATCGCGTCAGCGGAGGCTGCTGTTAAAGGATTACAAGCCAAAGGTGTTCAGGCCCAGATGGCTAAAGTGGGTATCTGGTTCCTGCGTAGACTGAACCGT CAACAGGAACAAGACCCGACTAACCTGTACATGGCCAACTTACCACCGCACTTCAAGGAGAACGACGTGGACCAATTGTTGGCCAAGTTCGGCCAGGTCGTGTCTACGAGGATCCTGCGAGATACCCATGGACACAGCAAAGGAGTTGGCTTCGCGAGAATGGAGTCTAGAGAGAAATGCGAGCAGATTATCCAG ATGTTCAATGGGAATCCGATACCGGGGGCTAAAGAGCCACTGCTAGTGAAGTTCGCCGACGGAGGCAACAAGAAAAAGGCTCTGTATAATAAGCAGAACGACAACAACGGCCGAGCGTGGCGGGACAACAATGAATCAATCACTCAG GCCATGAGTGTCACCGGCGTGTACACGTCCGGGGTGGCTGGCGCGGGCGCCGGCGGCGAGTGCGCGGGCGTGTACCGCGGCAGCGGCGTGTACGGCGTGGCGGCCTTCCACCCGCAGctgcaccaccaccaccacgccgCGCACCCCGCCGCCTGGCTGGCGCCCTACGCCGCGCTGCTGCCGCCGCACCACGCGCCGCACGCCGCGCACCCCGCACACCCCGCCACGATACCCATCGACACCGTGCCAAGTCAATAT GTAAACTGGGACAGCTTAAGGCCGGAAAATGAGCTATAC TACTTCACGTCGCACCCGTACCAGTACTTCGCGGGGCCCACTCAGCCGATCATCCAGATGCCGATGGAGAGCGAGCACGCATCCACGGCGGCGTCGCCCGACGAGGCCTACCAGCCGTACCCGCCTCCCAAGTAG
- the shep gene encoding protein alan shepard isoform X9 produces MALHLETALQRKLNFKMTTSSGGCRSASGAGGAVTVASAGAGACAARMASAGAQFRGGTQQWAAAYAPPPCRYPPPQPQPYAAAPSPYMPHQALILQYTGATMGGGCGATGTRVPTAASPANTASSSSSNSAGGTRSTSLSTAPPPPASSASTTGASGEQLSRTNLYIRGLSQNTTDKDLVQMCQMYGNIISTKAILDKNTNKCKGYGFVDFETIASAEAAVKGLQAKGVQAQMAKVGIWFLRRLNRQQEQDPTNLYMANLPPHFKENDVDQLLAKFGQVVSTRILRDTHGHSKGVGFARMESREKCEQIIQMFNGNPIPGAKEPLLVKFADGGNKKKALYNKQNDNNGRAWRDNNESITQAMSVTGVYTSGVAGAGAGGECAGVYRGSGVYGVAAFHPQLHHHHHAAHPAAWLAPYAALLPPHHAPHAAHPAHPATIPIDTVPSQYVNWDSLRPENELYYFTSHPYQYFAGPTQPIIQMPMESEHASTAASPDEAYQPYPPPK; encoded by the exons AGCAGCGGCGGTTGTCGTTCAGCGAGCGGCGCAGGCGGCGCAGTGACGGTCgcgagcgcgggcgcgggcgcgtgCGCGGCGCGCATGGCGAGCGCGGGCGCGCAGTTCCGCGGCGGCACGCAGCAGTGGGCCGCGGCCTACGCGCCGCCGCCCTGCCGCTACCCGCCGCCGCAGCCGCAGCCTTACGCGGCGGCACCTAGCCCATACATGCCACACCAA GCCTTAATTTTACAGTACACTGGTGCGACCATGGGCGGCGGTTGCGGCGCGACCGGGACGCGGGTGCCTACCGCCGCGTCGCCGGCGAACACGGCCTCTAGCTCTTCCTCCAACTCTGCAGGCGGCACCCGGTCCACCAGCCTGAGCACCGCGCCGCCCCCGCCCGCGTCGTCGGCTTCCACCACGGGCGCGTCCGGCGAACAGCTCAGTCGCACCAATCTATACATACGTGGCCTCAGCCAGAACACCACCGATAAGGACCTCGTTCAAATGTGCCAGAT gtatGGCAACATTATTTCAACAAAAGCAATATtggataaaaatacaaataaatgtaAAG GTTACGGTTTTGTAGATTTCGAAACAATCGCGTCAGCGGAGGCTGCTGTTAAAGGATTACAAGCCAAAGGTGTTCAGGCCCAGATGGCTAAAGTGGGTATCTGGTTCCTGCGTAGACTGAACCGT CAACAGGAACAAGACCCGACTAACCTGTACATGGCCAACTTACCACCGCACTTCAAGGAGAACGACGTGGACCAATTGTTGGCCAAGTTCGGCCAGGTCGTGTCTACGAGGATCCTGCGAGATACCCATGGACACAGCAAAGGAGTTGGCTTCGCGAGAATGGAGTCTAGAGAGAAATGCGAGCAGATTATCCAG ATGTTCAATGGGAATCCGATACCGGGGGCTAAAGAGCCACTGCTAGTGAAGTTCGCCGACGGAGGCAACAAGAAAAAGGCTCTGTATAATAAGCAGAACGACAACAACGGCCGAGCGTGGCGGGACAACAATGAATCAATCACTCAG GCCATGAGTGTCACCGGCGTGTACACGTCCGGGGTGGCTGGCGCGGGCGCCGGCGGCGAGTGCGCGGGCGTGTACCGCGGCAGCGGCGTGTACGGCGTGGCGGCCTTCCACCCGCAGctgcaccaccaccaccacgccgCGCACCCCGCCGCCTGGCTGGCGCCCTACGCCGCGCTGCTGCCGCCGCACCACGCGCCGCACGCCGCGCACCCCGCACACCCCGCCACGATACCCATCGACACCGTGCCAAGTCAATAT GTAAACTGGGACAGCTTAAGGCCGGAAAATGAGCTATAC TACTTCACGTCGCACCCGTACCAGTACTTCGCGGGGCCCACTCAGCCGATCATCCAGATGCCGATGGAGAGCGAGCACGCATCCACGGCGGCGTCGCCCGACGAGGCCTACCAGCCGTACCCGCCTCCCAAGTAG
- the shep gene encoding protein alan shepard isoform X10, with the protein MALHLETALQRKLNFKMTTSSGGCRSASGAGGAVTVASAGAGACAARMASAGAQFRGGTQQWAAAYAPPPCRYPPPQPQPYAAAPSPYMPHQYTGATMGGGCGATGTRVPTAASPANTASSSSSNSAGGTRSTSLSTAPPPPASSASTTGASGEQLSRTNLYIRGLSQNTTDKDLVQMCQMYGNIISTKAILDKNTNKCKGYGFVDFETIASAEAAVKGLQAKGVQAQMAKVGIWFLRRLNRQQEQDPTNLYMANLPPHFKENDVDQLLAKFGQVVSTRILRDTHGHSKGVGFARMESREKCEQIIQMFNGNPIPGAKEPLLVKFADGGNKKKALYNKQNDNNGRAWRDNNESITQAMSVTGVYTSGVAGAGAGGECAGVYRGSGVYGVAAFHPQLHHHHHAAHPAAWLAPYAALLPPHHAPHAAHPAHPATIPIDTVPSQYVNWDSLRPENELYYFTSHPYQYFAGPTQPIIQMPMESEHASTAASPDEAYQPYPPPK; encoded by the exons AGCAGCGGCGGTTGTCGTTCAGCGAGCGGCGCAGGCGGCGCAGTGACGGTCgcgagcgcgggcgcgggcgcgtgCGCGGCGCGCATGGCGAGCGCGGGCGCGCAGTTCCGCGGCGGCACGCAGCAGTGGGCCGCGGCCTACGCGCCGCCGCCCTGCCGCTACCCGCCGCCGCAGCCGCAGCCTTACGCGGCGGCACCTAGCCCATACATGCCACACCAA TACACTGGTGCGACCATGGGCGGCGGTTGCGGCGCGACCGGGACGCGGGTGCCTACCGCCGCGTCGCCGGCGAACACGGCCTCTAGCTCTTCCTCCAACTCTGCAGGCGGCACCCGGTCCACCAGCCTGAGCACCGCGCCGCCCCCGCCCGCGTCGTCGGCTTCCACCACGGGCGCGTCCGGCGAACAGCTCAGTCGCACCAATCTATACATACGTGGCCTCAGCCAGAACACCACCGATAAGGACCTCGTTCAAATGTGCCAGAT gtatGGCAACATTATTTCAACAAAAGCAATATtggataaaaatacaaataaatgtaAAG GTTACGGTTTTGTAGATTTCGAAACAATCGCGTCAGCGGAGGCTGCTGTTAAAGGATTACAAGCCAAAGGTGTTCAGGCCCAGATGGCTAAAGTGGGTATCTGGTTCCTGCGTAGACTGAACCGT CAACAGGAACAAGACCCGACTAACCTGTACATGGCCAACTTACCACCGCACTTCAAGGAGAACGACGTGGACCAATTGTTGGCCAAGTTCGGCCAGGTCGTGTCTACGAGGATCCTGCGAGATACCCATGGACACAGCAAAGGAGTTGGCTTCGCGAGAATGGAGTCTAGAGAGAAATGCGAGCAGATTATCCAG ATGTTCAATGGGAATCCGATACCGGGGGCTAAAGAGCCACTGCTAGTGAAGTTCGCCGACGGAGGCAACAAGAAAAAGGCTCTGTATAATAAGCAGAACGACAACAACGGCCGAGCGTGGCGGGACAACAATGAATCAATCACTCAG GCCATGAGTGTCACCGGCGTGTACACGTCCGGGGTGGCTGGCGCGGGCGCCGGCGGCGAGTGCGCGGGCGTGTACCGCGGCAGCGGCGTGTACGGCGTGGCGGCCTTCCACCCGCAGctgcaccaccaccaccacgccgCGCACCCCGCCGCCTGGCTGGCGCCCTACGCCGCGCTGCTGCCGCCGCACCACGCGCCGCACGCCGCGCACCCCGCACACCCCGCCACGATACCCATCGACACCGTGCCAAGTCAATAT GTAAACTGGGACAGCTTAAGGCCGGAAAATGAGCTATAC TACTTCACGTCGCACCCGTACCAGTACTTCGCGGGGCCCACTCAGCCGATCATCCAGATGCCGATGGAGAGCGAGCACGCATCCACGGCGGCGTCGCCCGACGAGGCCTACCAGCCGTACCCGCCTCCCAAGTAG
- the shep gene encoding protein alan shepard isoform X7, giving the protein MALHLETALQRKLNFKMTTVRTSQLFASSGGCRSASGAGGAVTVASAGAGACAARMASAGAQFRGGTQQWAAAYAPPPCRYPPPQPQPYAAAPSPYMPHQALILQYTGATMGGGCGATGTRVPTAASPANTASSSSSNSAGGTRSTSLSTAPPPPASSASTTGASGEQLSRTNLYIRGLSQNTTDKDLVQMCQMYGNIISTKAILDKNTNKCKGYGFVDFETIASAEAAVKGLQAKGVQAQMAKVGIWFLRRLNRQQEQDPTNLYMANLPPHFKENDVDQLLAKFGQVVSTRILRDTHGHSKGVGFARMESREKCEQIIQMFNGNPIPGAKEPLLVKFADGGNKKKALYNKQNDNNGRAWRDNNESITQAMSVTGVYTSGVAGAGAGGECAGVYRGSGVYGVAAFHPQLHHHHHAAHPAAWLAPYAALLPPHHAPHAAHPAHPATIPIDTVPSQYVNWDSLRPENELYYFTSHPYQYFAGPTQPIIQMPMESEHASTAASPDEAYQPYPPPK; this is encoded by the exons AGCAGCGGCGGTTGTCGTTCAGCGAGCGGCGCAGGCGGCGCAGTGACGGTCgcgagcgcgggcgcgggcgcgtgCGCGGCGCGCATGGCGAGCGCGGGCGCGCAGTTCCGCGGCGGCACGCAGCAGTGGGCCGCGGCCTACGCGCCGCCGCCCTGCCGCTACCCGCCGCCGCAGCCGCAGCCTTACGCGGCGGCACCTAGCCCATACATGCCACACCAA GCCTTAATTTTACAGTACACTGGTGCGACCATGGGCGGCGGTTGCGGCGCGACCGGGACGCGGGTGCCTACCGCCGCGTCGCCGGCGAACACGGCCTCTAGCTCTTCCTCCAACTCTGCAGGCGGCACCCGGTCCACCAGCCTGAGCACCGCGCCGCCCCCGCCCGCGTCGTCGGCTTCCACCACGGGCGCGTCCGGCGAACAGCTCAGTCGCACCAATCTATACATACGTGGCCTCAGCCAGAACACCACCGATAAGGACCTCGTTCAAATGTGCCAGAT gtatGGCAACATTATTTCAACAAAAGCAATATtggataaaaatacaaataaatgtaAAG GTTACGGTTTTGTAGATTTCGAAACAATCGCGTCAGCGGAGGCTGCTGTTAAAGGATTACAAGCCAAAGGTGTTCAGGCCCAGATGGCTAAAGTGGGTATCTGGTTCCTGCGTAGACTGAACCGT CAACAGGAACAAGACCCGACTAACCTGTACATGGCCAACTTACCACCGCACTTCAAGGAGAACGACGTGGACCAATTGTTGGCCAAGTTCGGCCAGGTCGTGTCTACGAGGATCCTGCGAGATACCCATGGACACAGCAAAGGAGTTGGCTTCGCGAGAATGGAGTCTAGAGAGAAATGCGAGCAGATTATCCAG ATGTTCAATGGGAATCCGATACCGGGGGCTAAAGAGCCACTGCTAGTGAAGTTCGCCGACGGAGGCAACAAGAAAAAGGCTCTGTATAATAAGCAGAACGACAACAACGGCCGAGCGTGGCGGGACAACAATGAATCAATCACTCAG GCCATGAGTGTCACCGGCGTGTACACGTCCGGGGTGGCTGGCGCGGGCGCCGGCGGCGAGTGCGCGGGCGTGTACCGCGGCAGCGGCGTGTACGGCGTGGCGGCCTTCCACCCGCAGctgcaccaccaccaccacgccgCGCACCCCGCCGCCTGGCTGGCGCCCTACGCCGCGCTGCTGCCGCCGCACCACGCGCCGCACGCCGCGCACCCCGCACACCCCGCCACGATACCCATCGACACCGTGCCAAGTCAATAT GTAAACTGGGACAGCTTAAGGCCGGAAAATGAGCTATAC TACTTCACGTCGCACCCGTACCAGTACTTCGCGGGGCCCACTCAGCCGATCATCCAGATGCCGATGGAGAGCGAGCACGCATCCACGGCGGCGTCGCCCGACGAGGCCTACCAGCCGTACCCGCCTCCCAAGTAG
- the shep gene encoding protein alan shepard isoform X13: protein MASAGAQFRGGTQQWAAAYAPPPCRYPPPQPQPYAAAPSPYMPHQALILQYTGATMGGGCGATGTRVPTAASPANTASSSSSNSAGGTRSTSLSTAPPPPASSASTTGASGEQLSRTNLYIRGLSQNTTDKDLVQMCQMYGNIISTKAILDKNTNKCKGYGFVDFETIASAEAAVKGLQAKGVQAQMAKVGIWFLRRLNRQQEQDPTNLYMANLPPHFKENDVDQLLAKFGQVVSTRILRDTHGHSKGVGFARMESREKCEQIIQMFNGNPIPGAKEPLLVKFADGGNKKKALYNKQNDNNGRAWRDNNESITQAMSVTGVYTSGVAGAGAGGECAGVYRGSGVYGVAAFHPQLHHHHHAAHPAAWLAPYAALLPPHHAPHAAHPAHPATIPIDTVPSQYVNWDSLRPENELYYFTSHPYQYFAGPTQPIIQMPMESEHASTAASPDEAYQPYPPPK, encoded by the exons ATGGCGAGCGCGGGCGCGCAGTTCCGCGGCGGCACGCAGCAGTGGGCCGCGGCCTACGCGCCGCCGCCCTGCCGCTACCCGCCGCCGCAGCCGCAGCCTTACGCGGCGGCACCTAGCCCATACATGCCACACCAA GCCTTAATTTTACAGTACACTGGTGCGACCATGGGCGGCGGTTGCGGCGCGACCGGGACGCGGGTGCCTACCGCCGCGTCGCCGGCGAACACGGCCTCTAGCTCTTCCTCCAACTCTGCAGGCGGCACCCGGTCCACCAGCCTGAGCACCGCGCCGCCCCCGCCCGCGTCGTCGGCTTCCACCACGGGCGCGTCCGGCGAACAGCTCAGTCGCACCAATCTATACATACGTGGCCTCAGCCAGAACACCACCGATAAGGACCTCGTTCAAATGTGCCAGAT gtatGGCAACATTATTTCAACAAAAGCAATATtggataaaaatacaaataaatgtaAAG GTTACGGTTTTGTAGATTTCGAAACAATCGCGTCAGCGGAGGCTGCTGTTAAAGGATTACAAGCCAAAGGTGTTCAGGCCCAGATGGCTAAAGTGGGTATCTGGTTCCTGCGTAGACTGAACCGT CAACAGGAACAAGACCCGACTAACCTGTACATGGCCAACTTACCACCGCACTTCAAGGAGAACGACGTGGACCAATTGTTGGCCAAGTTCGGCCAGGTCGTGTCTACGAGGATCCTGCGAGATACCCATGGACACAGCAAAGGAGTTGGCTTCGCGAGAATGGAGTCTAGAGAGAAATGCGAGCAGATTATCCAG ATGTTCAATGGGAATCCGATACCGGGGGCTAAAGAGCCACTGCTAGTGAAGTTCGCCGACGGAGGCAACAAGAAAAAGGCTCTGTATAATAAGCAGAACGACAACAACGGCCGAGCGTGGCGGGACAACAATGAATCAATCACTCAG GCCATGAGTGTCACCGGCGTGTACACGTCCGGGGTGGCTGGCGCGGGCGCCGGCGGCGAGTGCGCGGGCGTGTACCGCGGCAGCGGCGTGTACGGCGTGGCGGCCTTCCACCCGCAGctgcaccaccaccaccacgccgCGCACCCCGCCGCCTGGCTGGCGCCCTACGCCGCGCTGCTGCCGCCGCACCACGCGCCGCACGCCGCGCACCCCGCACACCCCGCCACGATACCCATCGACACCGTGCCAAGTCAATAT GTAAACTGGGACAGCTTAAGGCCGGAAAATGAGCTATAC TACTTCACGTCGCACCCGTACCAGTACTTCGCGGGGCCCACTCAGCCGATCATCCAGATGCCGATGGAGAGCGAGCACGCATCCACGGCGGCGTCGCCCGACGAGGCCTACCAGCCGTACCCGCCTCCCAAGTAG